Proteins encoded together in one Anoxybacillus flavithermus window:
- a CDS encoding LiaF transmembrane domain-containing protein — MRKWRVGTVSMGASLILLGIVLFISQWEGMGAADIFASWWPFLLVLLGVEVFVPKEKAEQMRAGY, encoded by the coding sequence ATGAGAAAATGGCGCGTTGGGACGGTGTCAATGGGAGCCTCTCTTATTTTGCTTGGCATCGTGTTGTTTATTTCTCAATGGGAAGGAATGGGAGCTGCAGACATTTTTGCGAGCTGGTGGCCGTTTCTCTTAGTGTTGCTTGGCGTTGAAGTATTTGTACCAAAGGAAAAAGCAGAACAAATGAGAGCAGGATATTAG
- the rlmD gene encoding 23S rRNA (uracil(1939)-C(5))-methyltransferase RlmD, with translation MTKVEAPVAKNEYYDVVFEDLTHDGAGVAKIDGFPIFVANGLPGEKAKIKVIKVKKGYGYGRLIELYEPSPDRVDAPCPIYKQCGGCQLQHLSYEGQLKAKHKHVKEVLARIGKIENVIVHPVLGMSNPWRYRNKAQVPVGEREGRMIAGFYQQRSHEIIDMESCLIQQEMNDVVVQTVKKICEKYGVKAYNEQTHKGVLRHIMSRYGAVTKEVMVVLITRTEELPHKKKIVQEIIETVPNVKSIIQNINPKRTNVIMGDETKVLWGAEYIYDYIGDIQFAISARSFYQVNPEQTKVLYEKALEYAELTGEETVIDAYCGIGTISLFLAKKAKKVYGVEVVPEAIEDAKRNAKLNGIDNAEFAVGEAEVVIPKWYEQGVKADCIVVDPPRKGCDESLLQTIIAMKPKRVVYVSCNPATLARDLRILEDGGYKTLEVQPVDMFPHTNHVECCALLIKKFVHSK, from the coding sequence ATGACAAAAGTAGAAGCTCCAGTTGCGAAAAACGAATACTATGACGTCGTATTTGAAGATTTAACGCACGACGGCGCCGGTGTTGCGAAAATCGACGGATTTCCGATTTTCGTTGCCAACGGGCTGCCGGGAGAAAAAGCGAAAATTAAGGTAATTAAAGTGAAAAAAGGCTATGGCTACGGCCGCTTAATTGAGCTGTATGAACCGAGCCCGGATCGCGTTGACGCGCCGTGTCCGATTTATAAACAATGCGGCGGATGCCAGCTTCAGCATTTAAGCTATGAAGGACAGCTAAAGGCAAAGCACAAGCATGTGAAAGAAGTGCTTGCGCGCATCGGGAAGATTGAAAATGTCATTGTTCATCCTGTGCTTGGCATGAGCAATCCGTGGCGCTATCGCAATAAGGCGCAAGTGCCGGTCGGCGAGCGCGAAGGAAGGATGATCGCCGGCTTCTACCAGCAGCGCAGCCATGAAATCATCGATATGGAGTCTTGTCTCATCCAGCAGGAAATGAATGATGTTGTTGTGCAAACGGTGAAAAAGATTTGCGAAAAATATGGCGTGAAGGCGTACAACGAACAAACACACAAAGGTGTGCTCCGCCACATTATGTCGCGTTACGGGGCAGTGACAAAAGAGGTAATGGTTGTCCTGATTACGCGTACGGAAGAGCTGCCGCATAAGAAGAAAATCGTTCAAGAAATTATTGAAACGGTACCAAATGTGAAGTCCATTATTCAAAACATCAATCCGAAACGGACAAATGTCATTATGGGCGACGAGACGAAAGTGTTGTGGGGAGCTGAATACATTTACGATTACATCGGTGACATTCAATTCGCGATCTCGGCTCGTTCCTTCTATCAGGTGAACCCGGAACAGACGAAAGTGCTGTATGAAAAGGCGCTCGAATATGCGGAGTTAACAGGTGAAGAAACCGTCATTGACGCTTACTGCGGCATTGGAACAATTTCTCTTTTCTTGGCGAAAAAAGCAAAAAAAGTGTACGGTGTCGAAGTCGTTCCAGAAGCGATTGAAGACGCTAAACGCAACGCGAAGCTGAACGGCATCGACAACGCCGAATTTGCCGTCGGTGAAGCGGAAGTCGTCATTCCGAAATGGTACGAGCAAGGAGTAAAAGCGGACTGCATTGTCGTCGACCCACCGCGCAAAGGCTGCGATGAATCCTTGCTGCAAACGATTATCGCCATGAAGCCAAAGCGGGTGGTGTACGTATCCTGTAACCCGGCGACACTCGCTCGTGACTTGCGCATCCTCGAAGACGGCGGGTATAAGACACTGGAAGTGCAGCCGGTCGACATGTTTCCGCATACGAATCATGTCGAGTGTTGCGCGTTGCTTATAAAAAAATTTGTACACTCAAAATAA
- a CDS encoding type I restriction-modification system subunit M yields MITGELKNKVDKIWETFWTGGITNPLTVIEQFTYLLFIKGLDEAETQREQEAALLGIEFERIFPEDKQHLRWSKFKNLEASQMYEIVSKEVFPFIKSLHGNKNSAYAKYMSDAIFMIPTPQMLSKIVDGIDKLPMKNRDLQGDLYEYLLSKIATAGTNGQFRTPRHIIKMMVELVKPTPEDIIVDPAAGSAGFLVAAGEYLRKHRSDLFLVQSLKEHFNNHMFYGFDMDRTMLRIGAMNMMLHGIENPNIEYRDSLSEQNKDKDKYTLVLANPPFKGSLDYEAVSSDLLKITKTKKTELLFLALFLRILKTGGRCACIVPDGVLFGSSKAHKDIRKEIVENHKLEAIISMPSGVFKPYAGVSTAIMIFTKTGVGGTDQVWFYDMKADGYSLDDKRTSIEDNDIPDIIARFHNREAEKDRKRTEQSFFVPVEEIRENDYDLSINKYKEIEYEEVEYEAPSVILERVEALEKEIMQGLQELKKMIRG; encoded by the coding sequence ATGATTACAGGAGAATTAAAGAACAAAGTCGATAAAATATGGGAAACGTTTTGGACAGGCGGAATTACGAACCCGCTGACGGTCATTGAACAATTTACATATCTCTTATTTATTAAAGGCCTTGATGAAGCTGAAACCCAAAGAGAACAAGAGGCTGCTTTATTAGGAATTGAGTTTGAACGAATCTTTCCTGAAGATAAACAACACTTGCGTTGGAGCAAGTTTAAAAATCTAGAAGCTTCCCAAATGTATGAAATCGTATCTAAGGAAGTATTCCCTTTTATTAAAAGCTTGCATGGCAATAAAAATTCCGCATATGCCAAGTATATGAGTGATGCGATTTTTATGATTCCTACGCCGCAAATGCTTTCAAAAATTGTGGACGGCATTGATAAACTCCCAATGAAGAACCGTGATTTACAAGGGGATTTATATGAATATTTGCTATCCAAAATCGCGACAGCGGGAACAAATGGTCAATTCCGCACGCCGCGTCACATTATCAAGATGATGGTCGAGTTAGTCAAACCAACACCGGAAGATATTATTGTTGATCCGGCCGCCGGTTCCGCAGGGTTTTTAGTCGCAGCGGGCGAATATTTGCGCAAACATCGCAGTGACTTATTTTTAGTGCAAAGTTTAAAAGAACATTTTAATAACCATATGTTCTATGGCTTTGACATGGACCGCACGATGCTGCGGATTGGCGCGATGAACATGATGCTTCACGGCATTGAAAATCCGAATATCGAATATCGCGACTCCTTGTCGGAACAAAACAAAGATAAGGACAAATACACTCTTGTCCTTGCCAATCCGCCGTTTAAAGGCTCCTTGGATTACGAAGCCGTTTCAAGCGACCTGTTAAAAATTACAAAGACAAAGAAAACCGAGCTTTTATTTTTGGCCTTATTCCTGCGCATCTTAAAAACGGGCGGACGCTGTGCCTGCATCGTGCCAGATGGGGTATTGTTCGGCAGCTCGAAGGCGCATAAAGATATCCGCAAAGAAATTGTGGAAAATCATAAATTAGAAGCGATTATTTCCATGCCAAGCGGCGTATTTAAACCATACGCGGGTGTTTCAACGGCGATTATGATTTTCACGAAAACAGGAGTCGGCGGTACGGATCAAGTATGGTTCTATGATATGAAAGCGGACGGCTACTCATTGGACGACAAGCGCACGTCGATTGAAGACAACGACATTCCGGACATCATTGCGCGCTTCCATAACCGTGAAGCAGAAAAAGATCGGAAACGGACGGAGCAATCGTTCTTTGTACCGGTGGAAGAAATCCGGGAAAATGACTATGACCTTTCGATTAACAAATATAAAGAAATTGAGTATGAAGAAGTGGAGTATGAAGCACCGAGTGTGATACTTGAAAGAGTGGAAGCGTTGGAAAAAGAGATTATGCAGGGATTACAAGAATTGAAAAAGATGATTAGAGGGTAG
- a CDS encoding restriction endonuclease subunit S, which produces MNFRTYKLKDIGEVITGNTPSKSNSEFYDSKDVMFIKPDDLYIDRITMLNESKEYLSNKGAEHARILPQGSVLVTCIGIIGKVGILKQEIAAFNQQINAIVPNKNIVNEKYLAYKIWDYRKKIQRIANAPVVPIINKRQFSDFQIEIPPIDYQLKVVDVLDKAQELIDKRKAQIEALDQLTKSVFLEMFGDPVANKTWERRPLKDIADVRDGTHDSPKYVPNGYPLVTSKNIKNGKIDLSNVNYISEEDFININKRSKVDVGDIIMPMIGTIGNPIIVDEQPNFAIKNVALIKFNNPLVVNIYLKYLLDSHYLDYILNKNKRGGTQKFLSLTDIRNMEIPLPPRDLQDKFSEIVKKIDSQKSILHKSLRELEKNFNSLMQRAFKGELFND; this is translated from the coding sequence ATGAATTTTAGAACATATAAGTTAAAAGATATAGGTGAAGTAATTACAGGAAATACACCTAGTAAAAGTAATAGTGAGTTTTATGATTCAAAGGATGTTATGTTTATCAAACCCGATGATTTGTATATAGATAGAATAACAATGTTAAACGAATCGAAAGAGTACTTATCTAATAAAGGTGCTGAACATGCTCGCATTTTGCCACAAGGCAGCGTGTTAGTTACATGTATTGGAATTATAGGTAAAGTTGGTATACTAAAACAAGAAATAGCTGCATTTAATCAACAAATAAATGCTATTGTCCCTAATAAAAATATAGTCAATGAAAAGTACTTAGCTTATAAAATATGGGATTATAGGAAAAAAATTCAGCGTATAGCAAATGCACCTGTAGTTCCAATTATTAATAAAAGGCAATTTTCAGACTTCCAAATTGAGATACCTCCGATAGATTATCAACTCAAAGTTGTTGACGTTTTAGACAAAGCCCAAGAACTCATTGACAAACGAAAAGCCCAAATTGAAGCGTTAGATCAGTTAACAAAAAGTGTGTTTTTGGAAATGTTTGGCGATCCTGTTGCCAATAAAACATGGGAAAGACGACCACTTAAAGATATTGCAGATGTAAGGGATGGAACACACGATTCGCCTAAGTATGTTCCAAACGGTTATCCTTTAGTAACTTCTAAAAATATTAAAAACGGGAAAATAGATTTAAGTAATGTAAACTACATCTCGGAAGAAGACTTTATAAATATTAATAAGAGGTCTAAGGTTGATGTGGGAGATATTATTATGCCGATGATTGGTACAATCGGAAATCCAATTATTGTTGATGAACAGCCAAATTTTGCGATAAAGAATGTAGCATTAATAAAATTTAATAATCCTCTTGTGGTCAATATATACCTAAAATATTTACTGGATTCACATTATCTTGATTATATTCTCAATAAAAATAAACGTGGAGGAACACAAAAGTTCTTGTCTTTAACGGATATAAGAAATATGGAAATTCCGTTGCCGCCAAGAGATTTGCAAGACAAATTTTCTGAAATAGTAAAAAAAATTGATTCCCAGAAGTCAATTCTTCACAAAAGCTTGAGAGAGCTAGAAAAAAATTTCAACTCCCTCATGCAACGCGCATTTAAAGGAGAGTTATTCAACGACTAG